The genomic stretch TAAGTtctcaaagaaaaattttaattgaacaCAAAAATACACTACAACGGTCAACAGAGCACAACAACGATTTCAAATGATTCAAGCCTGAAGACCCCATCACCTTCTGCCAGTGACGGACCCAGAAAAATTTTGTAGTGGGggcaaaaatataataaaatttaggtatagatttttttttttttttgcttcctACAACATCCAACAAGTTAAGGATTATTCcattatgaatttgaatttcatttaaGAGTCTGCAATTGGCCCATAAGTTATACACGTACAAGATGGAATTCGAACTCCtaacacttgcttaagcggacgATCACTAAGCTGATCACTCGACCAACCCAAATTGgtttagatatatttaaaattttaaattataattatctATACATAttgataaaaactaaaaatatgcGCGCAATCACTTATTAtagtatttaaaataataaaaagataatttcACACCCACAGTAtaatattcaaaataataaaaataataatttataatagctttttttatttttaatatggtaattttatttttctatatatattcttaaaaaattattttttttattatctcatATTTAAGTATTTAATTGTTAGGTCTATTTATTATAATCtttatagtataaataaattttttaaccaaagtAATTACTATAATTAAgactattttaataataaatattaatacagtatattaatatatagataatatattttttatcttaaataattttttaacaaattactAATAAGTTAAgttgtatttaattaaaaaactaagttttaatttaattatcaactaattaactaatataatgaaattaattatcattattttttgagtttatttatttatttttttattatactaactcaaatttaataatataattattattattataggttaagtttaacaaaaaaaaattagcataaaatagaagaaaatcatttatattttattttgggtaaacataatatataaggggcaacatatatatatatatatatatatatatatatatatatatatatattattttttaaaaaattttgtggCCTGCCTTCTGCAAATGAATTATCAGAATCATTAACAATGGAGTAATTCACAGTAAAAACAATAAGATTCACAGATTAATTAACACTTATTCAATAATTATTCAACCCATAACAAGTTCACAGATTAACTAACAATAATTATTcaacaattattattaaaaaaaatacctagAAGCTAGAAGCCCTAGAACAAAGCAGAGCAGATCCTAAGCAAGAGGGGGACAAGGGCACGACCAAAGGGATGACAGGTGGAACAGAGATAGCGTTGGCGACGATGGAACAGAGCTGCGCCACGGAGGCATGAGGCGAGCCCGGCGAAGATGGAACAAAGCTGCGCGACGGTGCTTTCAAAGTTGAAACAATAGCTGCACGATGGTGGAACAGAGCTGCACGATGACGACGGTGGTTTCGAAACTCGTTTCGGCGACGACGACAGGAGCTGGACGGAGGTGTGGAGCTAAAGTTGCTGGGTTGGGTAATTGGCTTTTGGCTAGGGCATCCCAACATCCAAAACGATGGCGTTTTttgcaaaattaaaaaaaccaaTCAAGTCTCGGTTCGGTTCGACCGACCGATTTCCAACCAGTTCGACAGTCTAACGTTGATCTTTCAATCTTTGATTTAAACATCTGTCCAAACCGTTCTTTCCTTCGATTCAATTGGTTTAACCGGCCAATTCAAATCGATTTTCAGAAAAGCAAAATCCAGTTAAATAACAAGGCATGGGGTAAAATTTGTTTTCCAAATAGCATTCCAATTTAATAACAAGATCATGATTATACCTTCAGTTAGCAATCCAACTAataagtatttaaaatattagtctGAACAAGCTTCTGTTTGAATTGTTGGCAATTTAACAATTTTCTGTGGCTCAAAAAATAGCTGAAAATAGCGCTGTTGAAGGAACCTTTACATTCCTTTCGACCAGCTTAACAATATATTATAAGGGCTATTAATAGCTCAACGATCAAGTAATTGCTTCAAGTTTGGAAGCGTTTCTCATTCCATTTTCTTatcaaaatttcaataaaaGCATGATCCTTCCACgataaattttaaaacaattaaaaagtgCAGACATAACGTGCTAACATTAACAATGATAAAGTAAACGACAAAAAGAAAAGACCTAACAGAGCAAACCAAGTAACAACCAAACAAATCAAAGCAGATTGACATCATCCCTACCAAAGAGGGAATAATGAAATATACTTTTTTCTAAGCCGTAAATGTTTCCTACAAATGCTGAAGCAGTGTCTCCTCGAAAGCTTAAAGGTTATTTTCTTGCTAGTCTATCTCCACCTttctgtgtttttttttttacactgTTCTGACCTGGATGTTGTGAGTGGATTGGAACCTCCATATGGGCTGTCTTCCACTTTGTACAAGTGCTACTTCTTCTCCTTCCTTCACCATTCCTTGCCTCTGCATATACAAACAAATACATGTCTGATAATAAACTTAAAACATTAGGGGAAAAAGTTACTTTTTAACAGTAAGGGGCCAGtcaaatagttaatttttaatgGCAAAAGTTGACGCTTCCATTAGTGAGTGCAACATAAAGCATTTGCTTATAGACTAATAGCAGTATGTTCGTATTTAAGTGACTACATTGGTTGAAACAAGTTTGGACCCTAACAACCagtcattttttaaaatgtgaACAGAAGTACAGTACACATAAGATAACATCTGAATTGCTGAAGATATCATTCAAGTATTAGTTACCTGCAACAAATCCAAGGCTCTTTTGAATGTCTCTTCAGCATCATCAGAGAATTCCATGTATATAGGACAAACTCCTTGATACAAAGCCAGCCGCTGCTGTATCCGCTTCCTGAGCAGCAAAATAAGGTACATAATAAAGCTGCCTAGTTTATGATTAAGGCAGAGAAATACAAAATGACTTTCAACTGAGTGCTTGCAACTTGCAAGTTCCTTCAATTAAATGAatcagaagaaaaaagagaaagaaacagaaaaaaaCAAGAACTTCAACCCAAATGTTATGGTAAAATATATGTACAATGTGACCCAGTGCATTTCAGAAGAGGCATTCATCACTGGCTACTGAATAGTTTTATTTTCACGATCAGCCTGCATCTATTCCTTTTTTCTTCCTTAGACAACTATCATATTTCTCATCAATAAGATAAACGGGAGAAAAATAACTCACTGGTCTGTAAAAGCAAATATGGTGCCAGTTGGTCGATAGTGGCTTAGAAGAATAGCCATGAAGCCTGATCTAGTAAAGACAACAGTTGAGGTTCCAAGGGTGTTGGACATCATGGTTGCATGGTATGCAAACATCTCGCTCATGTGGTTCTGCATAAAGCCAATATAAATAAACCGCACATGTCAGCATTGATTGtaagggggagagagagagagagagagagagagagagagtagcAACAAAATGAATCAAGTCTAAAGTTCAAACCTTGAATACTTGACCAATATTAGGTGGCATCTGACTACCTGGTATAGTGGCTTCTGTCCGTAATGCTACTGTGTGCATTACTTTCACAGCTTTTAGTGGGAACCTGCATTACAATAAATTTAATCACTATTGTCACAACGTTCAATGCATGTTCttgatttaaatttattatttcatcAGATAATAATTCGAGCAGGGAAAGTTATTTACTTACTTTCCATGAGCAGTTTCACCAGAAAGCATTATTCCATCAGAACCTTCTCGAACAGCAATTGCAATATCTGATACCTCTGCTCTGGTTGGGGTTGGGTGAACAATCATGCTTTCCAGCATATTTGTTGCAACAATCACAGCCTTTCCCATGCTACGGCATATTCTGATTATCTCCTCCTACATTAGCAGGCATATTGAGTGTTACCATGAACATCTTCATGTCTGGTATGGAGGATGATACCGCCCAATATTATGTTAACCATTGAATATCAGTTATTTTAAGTAGGATTTTACCTGCAAAAGTGGAACTTCCTCAATAGGTAGCTCAGCCCCAAGATCTCCTCTTGCAACCATAGCCTAAACAGGATTGTGAAAGCAGATAGGTCAAAATCAACAATTAATACGGAATTAGTCCAAAAATTTAATTCCATACTAAgcatatacattaaaaattcagGATGACTGATTTcacaatattaaataaattcattaGTCCAGAATTAGGCATCAAACATGAAATAGTGCAGGGATTAGATCAGCACCCCATCAGATGCTGTAATTATTGAATGCAGGTTCGGAACGGAGTCTGCACTTTCAATTTTTACAATGACATGTATATCGGCACCACAGCCTACAGCATTGAATGTGGAATTAATCATACTTCTAATTATAAAGAGAAAATAAGTAACAAACAGGATTAATCATTTCTATATTTGAGAAGTATTTTAGATATTTACTTTTCAGATAGTTCTTCAGTTCATGAACTACTTGTGCATCCTTAACAAAGGAAACGGCATAGAAGTCAACTTGGTTGTCCACTCCAAATTTAATGTCATCCCAGTCCTTCTCtgcagcaagtcaatatgaattttacatttttaCATCCATGGAAAATGACCAGAAACACAATATACAGCCAACATCAGCACACAGGCACATGCTGACACGCATAAGCATAAGTAGAAGCATAAGCATGCATTGCATGCACAATGACATGAAGAAAGGAACAGACACTATCATACTAAGTGCAAATTATAGAGAATAGGAATAGTAAAAATCTAACCAGTGATTGAAGGCAATGTTGCGCTTTTTCCTCTAACATTCAAATGTCTCCTCGATTTAAGCTCTCCTCCATCAACTACTTCACATTTTACAGAATCCTCGGTCTTAGACTTTACCATCAATGACATCATACCACCTACATGATATATGAAGAGTTAGAATACAAGTTCATCAAAGGCAGCACTAGCAATTATAGCATACAACAAAGGCTTAGTATTGCCATAGCCTTTATCATTTTAGACTCACTGTCTCTTTTTGAGATCCAAATAGATTACACAAATGAAGTTATCACTCAACAATAAGAATGCCAAATCTTTAAATGCATTTTGCCAACTATTGCCAGTAGTATACCATATTTTTTCggagaaataaaaaatacatctttttgtttatttgcAGGCTGACTGAAACACATGacaacaaattataattaatgatcTATGGACCTCAGAAGCTTGTGACTCTCCTTAAACATGCTGGATTGCATTCACTCATTAAAAGCAGTTGTTTCTTCCTTAAAACAGCACCTACTGATTAAAGCAAAAAATTTATCGATGCACGACCATTAAACAAAAAACTCACAGACGAGTTGTGACATATTTGTAAGACCAGGAGACTACCCGAATGCAGTACCAAGATAAATACATAAAGTAGTAAAAAAAATCCCCTCGAGAAAAGAAATCAATAGCTCTGATGGTTGAGTAACACTAAGTTTTGGCTAACTTTAACATTTTACTGCAAGTTGATTCCATACCATCAACAAGAAGCATGTCCCCAACTGCTACATCATTAACAAAATCATCATAGTTAACGCTAACACAATCTGTGGTTCCGACACCCCTCCGGATAGTGAAAGTGAACTCTTGTCCAGGTTCTAATGTAATTGGTTGTGGCAGGTCCCCACTCCTAACCTCAGGACcctgccaaaaaaaaaaaaaaaaaaacagaataaGCAGCTAACACATACAGAAAATTAGCATCAGAAAATTAGCGTTGTTAGAACCACTTAACAGTGAAGATACCTTACCTTGGTGTCGAGCATTATTGCAATTACATTATCCTTGGATTGTGCATTATAGTCCTTTACCAAATCGATAACTTTCTGATGAGAAGCATGGTCACCATGAGACATATTCAAACGCGCAACATTCATCCCAGCCTCAGCCAGCTTCCAAATCATTTCCCTTGTATCCGTAGAAGGCCCAATGGTGCAAACAATCTTAGTCTTTCTCCTAAACGTAGGCTTTGACCACATTCCGACAGCAGTGTCACCAAGCTGTTGTAAGCCACGCAAGTGCTGCAACTCTTCCTCAATCTAATGGTCACCAAATACCATAAAAAGAAAGGGTTACAACTACAAATTTTAGCAATCCCCAAAACCAACAGCACTATGCCACTATCTTCCATTTCTAGCATCTCTGGATCCTTCAAAAAACATCAATTCCCTCACTTGCCCATTCTTAGTTTTCTTACCAAGCAAGCAACACAAACAAGGATTTGCATAAAGCGGCAGAAAGTACGAACCTTTTGGTCATCCTCGGGTGAGACGGGCACAACTTCCGTAGGTGTAGGTTTCCTAGCGTCGATGACGTGGCAGGTTGTGAAGGAAGCTTTGAAGGACTCGTCATTGTTCCCTTGTGGCTGGAACACTTTGGAAGCAAAAGTTGGAGGCTTTAAGAAAGTTTGCGGCCTGTGAGGTGCAGATCCGGAACTGGGGCGTGAGAAGGTGATGTTAATGGATCGAGTGGCTACTACCTGAGACATTGTGctgcagagagagagagagagagagagaacttttttgtttttcttttgtgtgtgtatgtgttggggaaaagagaagaaggaaaaggaggaggaggggggggggggggttgtGTGAAGAATAGAGAAATGAATAAGAAGGAAGGGTGCTGAAAGTGTGAAGGCTTGTAGAAATCGCCGTTATATTCGGCGGAGGTTCTGAGACAAGTATAGGAGGGAGAGACACACCCAACGGCAACGCAGACACTTCGTTTGTATCGAACAAATGAATTGCGCTACCATGTTGTCCCAAAGTTGTTGGATGCATTGCCTGCAAAACTGCGACGCCGTTTTAGGTTTGGAAATTAAACAACTTCGTTTATTATCACTTTCTTTTTCGGAAAATTTTTTTCCCTCTTTTTTCCATTAATGTGTTATTAAAGTGTGATTTATCATTATGTACTTAAAAAAATATGCGATCAAAAAATGTTATATAATAAACAATCGCATTTAAcaatattatttaaaagaaaGTTGAGTATTCTAATTTCTGCAACCTATTATAGTATACTAGTTTAGATTTTCAAAcaatatacaataaatttttatttaatttatatttttgttataatattttaaatttattttttaatatatttaatctgtatatttttagaatttatttaagtaaacttctaaaaaaatatttttttaagtaattttttttaaaatatattttaaaaaataaacataattttatgtttgaatatcttaagtaaaaatattttttatttaacaattatgtttagatataataatataaaaaatttattttttattatgtgaatattttttaagtaaaaatatatttttaaaaattataaactgTAGTttatgaaaattatttttttatctttcagtatttttatttttactattaaaatttaCCAAATGcactacaaaataaaaataatctttttcacttaaaaaaGTTTTTTCGAACAATGatatctaaataaatttttattattcaacatatattatatttttttataaatagttttgaataatttttttttttaccaaatatAAGAATACTCGAACCCGCAACCTCTTAGGTAAATATGGAGAGATTATATCATTTGAGTTATAAGTTTATAACTCATTGgcaaataattttgaataattactaaagatataaatatatattataatatatatgattattaaaattatcatgttacaacataatataattttaaataaaataactaaaaaataatactacaacaacaacaaaactttgtcccactaggtggggtcggctacatgaatcaagcGACGTCATTGAACTCTGTCAtatatcatgtctacagagaaatcatttacatgtagatctcgtttgaccacctcatggatggtcttcttagatcttcctctgcctttcacCCCTTATTCATCTTCCATCTCATTCATCCTCTTGACTGAGTGTTCTATcagtcttcttctcacatgtccaaaccacctgtgAAGCGATtctaccatcttttccacaatgggtgctgctactccaactctctcccttatatcttcgtttcttattttatccaatcgcatatgaccactcatccatctcaacatcttcatcatTGCCACACttagcttatgttcgtgctcccttTTGGCCGCCCAACACTCCATACCATAAAGTATAGCCAGTCTTATAGCAGTGcaatagaatttacctttatgttttaaaggcacttttttatcgcatataaaaccagatgcactccaccattttgaccaacttgcttggatcctatgatttacatcctatTCAATCtttccattatcctgtatgatacACCCAAgatcttaaaacttttaacttttcgtaagatgttttctccaatcttcacctttATATTAGGATTTTTCCTTCTCAGACCGaatttacattccatatattccgtcttgctacgACTTATGCGCAGACCGTACACTActagagcttctctccataagtccaacttcttatttaggtctttcCTTGACTCTCTCATAAgaacgatatcatcggcaaaaagcatacaccatggcacaggctcttaGATGTGCTCCGTGAGTACTTTCAAGACTAATatgaaaaggtatggacttaaggataattcctggtgtaatcctataccaatagaaaATTCTTCTATCCCATCACCTTGAGTCTTCtcactagttg from Arachis stenosperma cultivar V10309 chromosome 9, arast.V10309.gnm1.PFL2, whole genome shotgun sequence encodes the following:
- the LOC130951072 gene encoding plastidial pyruvate kinase 2-like produces the protein MSQVVATRSINITFSRPSSGSAPHRPQTFLKPPTFASKVFQPQGNNDESFKASFTTCHVIDARKPTPTEVVPVSPEDDQKIEEELQHLRGLQQLGDTAVGMWSKPTFRRKTKIVCTIGPSTDTREMIWKLAEAGMNVARLNMSHGDHASHQKVIDLVKDYNAQSKDNVIAIMLDTKGPEVRSGDLPQPITLEPGQEFTFTIRRGVGTTDCVSVNYDDFVNDVAVGDMLLVDGGMMSLMVKSKTEDSVKCEVVDGGELKSRRHLNVRGKSATLPSITEKDWDDIKFGVDNQVDFYAVSFVKDAQVVHELKNYLKSCGADIHVIVKIESADSVPNLHSIITASDGAMVARGDLGAELPIEEVPLLQEEIIRICRSMGKAVIVATNMLESMIVHPTPTRAEVSDIAIAVREGSDGIMLSGETAHGKFPLKAVKVMHTVALRTEATIPGSQMPPNIGQVFKNHMSEMFAYHATMMSNTLGTSTVVFTRSGFMAILLSHYRPTGTIFAFTDQKRIQQRLALYQGVCPIYMEFSDDAEETFKRALDLLQRQGMVKEGEEVALVQSGRQPIWRFQSTHNIQVRTV